From the genome of Pseudophryne corroboree isolate aPseCor3 chromosome 9, aPseCor3.hap2, whole genome shotgun sequence:
ttttcaggcagagaacggataaaactggtggtcactgatcagcaaaactctgcactgtactcctcctatattatacagctgctccccagtcctccccacaattaagcaataaagcacaatcaagttcaacaataacggagaggacgccagccacggcctctccctaacatttccaatgcacgagtgaaaatggcggcgactcgcggctgcttatatagaatccgaatctcgcgagaatccgacagcgggatcatgacgttcgggcgcgctcgggttaaccgagccatatgggagaatccgagtatggctcggacccgtgtaaaaagggtgaagttcgggggggttcggtttccgagaaaccgaacccgctcatcactaataattagtaGCCCTCCATGTACTATGGAACAGCAGCTCCCAGAATGACATTTAAATACAAAAGTGTCATCATTGTGAAAGTGTGCAGAGAAAAAATATGATAAGCAAGGGGCGATATCGGTTGTTTACTCACCAGATGGTGCCTGGGCTGGTGGTCTACCTGTGTCCTTGATGTGGACTCCTGGTAATACTTCTGGTGGAATTACCTGTTTTAATTTCTCTTCATAAGAGATATACTGCACAGGTACAGTATGTGATGTCCATCCCCTGTCCTGCGGGCCTGCTTCACCTCATCTGCCATTCTCTGCTTAAGCACTCTTTTCACATTGTTAAATCTTTTCTTAATGTTAGAAACATCACACCAACATGAACTGATGGCATTAACTGCATTTGTGATGCCCGCCCACATTTCTTTTTTGCGATCCATTGAAGTGTGGTATGCCTTGTCATCCAAGAGACGATGGAACACTCGTACAACAGCATGCACTAATGCCCAGTGCGAGTGTTGCCAGGCATAGGGCCAGaagcctcctcctcctcttcctcctcctccaacTCTCCCACTTCCACAACATAAATAACCTAAAACTCCTGCACCACACTACCTCCTTCATCCTCCTTACTGCTTCACCCACAAGTACCTCCTCCACCATCCTCCTCTGCTGTCCTAGGGTCCTGGCTGACATGCTCACAGACTTTTGCTGTCTCTCTCACCAGCTCCTTTTCTCATAACGCCTCACTACTTATCAAAAACAAAATGGTGGCTCAGGGGTTATATAGGGTATGTGAGATAGTAGTCATGGGTCATGTGGGTGCTAATGGGAGATGTCCTTTCAAATTAGTGAAATCGCAATGTAAAACTTGCATTCTTGTTGGTCCAAAAACTCCCATGCTTCCTGGTCTGTATTATCGCTAGAACTCACatgcagccaggggcggattgggaacaaaaagcggccctggaaaaatgtgtactagtggcccacatgggcagcaccagtccagaggtgtaaggtctagccatgggccatggcagcagcaccctccccccaagacttcccagatagtgggcatgtccagcatcaagggggaagttaaaaggaaataaaattaaatattatgagcacattatatgatacacctttagaatgtaGTAAACtagatcattctttagaaagatatattttcttgcttattacaccaaccgtatcccaatcactattcactcaatcttatatgtcagccaagcaggcagacaggcagacagagcatacactagatcatctgcaatcacaggctaagtggcaaagtcattttcatatatgctaattattttgcatcttattcattatgtctattaataggaccacatgtcctcaaacaaaacaggccccacgggtgcgtcggcccaccgggaatcttcccgaaACTCACATTGCATTAATATGTTTTACACACTTTCATGATTGTCTAATCTCAGGCTATGAAGCCTTTTCGTCAGGATTACTTTGCAGCATGGCGTTtcctatagagatgagcgggttcggtttctttgaatccgaacccgcacgaacttcacttttttttccacgggtccgagcgactcggatcttcccgccttgctcggttaacccgagcgcgcccgaacgtcatcatgacgctgtcggattctcgcgaggctcggattctatcgcgagactcggattctatataaggagccgcgcgtcgccgccattttcactcgtgcattgagattgatagggagaggacgtgtctggcgtcctctccattagaatagagatagatagattagatagagagagattgtgcagagtcgcagacagagttagtttaccacagtcagtgaccagtgcagttgctagttaacttttatttaatataatatatccgttcacttctctctgctatatccgttctctgcctgaaaaaaaaaacgatacacagcacagtcagtcacacagtgtgactcagtctgtgtgcactcagctcagcccagtgtgctgcacagtcatcaatgtataaattaaaagcttataattaattgtgggggagactggggagcactgcaggttgttagcaggagccaggagtacaattatattaattaacagtgcacacttttgctgcaggagtggtgaccagtgcctgaccaccagtatagtattgttgtatactactaatatctctttaaatatcaaccagtctatattagcagcagacacagtacagtgcggtagttcacggctgtggctacctctgtgtcggcacacggcaggcagtccgtccgaccagaattgtattatttattattatatacctaccacctaaccgtggttttttttttcattctttataccgtcatagtgtcatcctaattgttacgagtatactactatctctttatcaaccagtgtacagtgcggtagttcacggctgtggctacctctgtgtcggcacacggcaggcagtccgtccgaccagaattgtattatttattattatatacctaccacctaaccgtggtttttttttcattctttataccgtcatagtgtcatcctaattgttacgagtatactactatctctttatcaaccagtgtacagtgcggtagttcacggctgtggctacctctgtgtcggcacacggcaggcagtccgtccgaccagaattgtattatttattattatatacctaccacctaaccgtggtttttttttcattctttataccgtcatagtgtcatcctaattgttacgagtatactactatctctttatcaaccagtgtacagtgcggtagttcacggctgtggctacctctgtgtcggcacacggcaggcagtccgtccgaccagaattgtattatttattattatatacctaccacctaaccgtggtttttttttcattctttataccgtcatagtgtcatcctaattgttacgagtatactactatctctttatcaaccagtgtacagtgcggtagttcacggctgtggctacctctgtgtcggcacacggcaggcagtccgtccgaccagaattgtattatttattattatatacctaccacctaaccgtggtttttttttcattctttataccgtcatagtgtcatcctaattgttacgagtatactactatctctttatcaaccagtgtacagtgcggtagttcacggctgtggctacctctgtgtcggcacacggcaggcagtccgtccgaccagaattgtattatttattattatatacctaccacctaaccgtggtttttttttcattctttataccgtcatagtgtcatcctaattgttacgagtatactactatctctttatcaaccagtgtacagtgcggtagttcacggctgtggctacctctgtgtcggcacacggcaggcagtccgtccgaccagaattgtattatttattattatatacctaccacctaaccgtggtttttttttcattctttataccgtcatagtttcatcctaattgttacgagtatactactatctctttatcaaccagtgtacagtgcggtagttcacggctgtggctacctctgtgtcggcacacggcaggcagtccgtccgaccagaattgtattatttattattatatacctaccacctaaccgtggtttttttttcattctttataccgtcatagtgtcatcctaattgttacgagtatactactatctctttatcaaccagtgtacagtgcggtagttcacggctgtggctacctctgtgtcggcacacggcaggcagtccgtccgaccagaattgtattatttattattatatacctaccacctaaccgtggtttttttttcattctttataccgtcatagtgtcatcctaattgttacgagtatactactatctctttatcaaccagtgtacagtgcggtagttcacggctgtggctacctctgtgtcggcacacggcaggcagtccgtccgaccagaattgtattatttattattatatacctaccacctaaccgtggtttttttttcattctttataccgtcgtcatagtgtcatactagttgttacgagtatactactatctctttatcaaccagtgtacagtgcggtagttcacggctgtggctacctctgtgtcggcagtcggcaggcagtccgtccatccataattgtattattattataatatataccacctaaccgtggtttttttttcattctttataccgtcgtcatagtgtcatactagttgttacgagtatactactatctctttatcaaccagtgtacagtgcggtagttcacggctgtggctacctctgtgtcggcagtcggcaggcagtccgtccatccataattgtattattattataatatataccacctaaccgtggtttttttttcattctttataccgtcgtcatagtgtcatactagttgttacgagtatactactatctctttatcaaccagtgtacagtgcggtagttcacggctgtggctacctctgtgtcggcagtcggcaggcagtccgtccatccataattgtattattattataatatataccacctaaccgtggtttttttataccacctaaccgtggcagtccgtccataattgtatactagtatccaatccatccatctccattgtttacctgaggtgccttttagttctgcctataaaatatggagaacaaaaaagttgaggttccaaaatttgggaaagatcaagatccacttccacctcgtgctgaagctgctgccactagtcatggccgagacgatgaaatgccagcaacgtcgtctgccaaggccgatgcccaatgtcatagtacagagcatgtcaaatccaaaacaccaaatatcagtaaaaagcctctttttttctttgcgtcatgtgctgtttggggagggttttttggaagggacatcctgcgtgacactgcagtgccactcctagatgggcccggtgtttgtgtcggccactagggtcgctaatcttactcacacagctacctcattgcgcctctttttttctttgcgtcatgtgctgtttggggagggttttttggaagggacatcctgcgtgacactgcagtgccactcctagatgggcccggtgtttgtgtcggccactagggtcgcttatcttactcacacagcgacctcggtgcaaattttaggactaaaaataatattgtgaggtgtgaggtattcagaatagactgaaaatgagtgtaaattatggtttttgaggttaataatactttgggatcaaaatgacccccaaattctatgatttaagctgttttttagtgtttttggaaaaaaacacccgaatccaaaacacacccgaatccgacaaaaataattcggtgaggttttgccaaaacgcgttcgaacccaaaacacggccgcggaaccgaacccaaaaccaaaacacaaaacccgaaaaatttcaggcgctcatctctagtttcctatAGAATAGCATGTTAAGGAAGCAAGTAGGATATTGCTGACTTAACTGTCCCTATGACAGCTGATCTTGGCCATTCACAGCATAGTTTACATTAAAGTCTAATCCACTAAAATAGTGCATGGAACATTTCTAGTCTCCTCCTTGTCTATCGCCAATTACAACTTTTCAGAGAACAGAGAACTAATATATGTGGGTGGGGAGGATATAAGTCTGCAGTCACAGTCACACAGTTTAATACAGTACAGTTTAGTACATTGAGCTCTGATGTGATAGTGCCAAGTGGTTGCATCTGACATGATCACTGTCCATTATCATTCATGTACCCTTACTCTTATCTCATcgggaggcagatgtactaagccttagagagagataaaagttacaagagataaagtatcatccaatcagctcctaactgaggagacatgccccaaaaatggtcgCAATACACCTGTTTTTTGGGAGGGGGTTTTGTCAACtttccctgttacctcccccaaatgtccCCTGCATATTAAATACAGTTCTTTGCGAATAAATCCTTTAAGCGAATGCCATAGCAAGACCATCATGACACATTTGCAGTACAAAAATTGCTGAACTGTGATAAAATCAGTTtgtgtacaactatgaatcaggccctgtatacaTTTTTTAGGAGATCTTAGGTAAGAGTTGCACAATCTATGAATTCTATACTGGTAACAAAGTAAGAATGGCTCAATATATTGTGATACCGAGGATAAGAAATTCTGCTTAAAATAACACTGTATAAAGATTGGCCCCATAAACTGTTTGGCACTAACAGCAAGATGACATAATTTAGTAACTAGGGGAGGGGGgcagcctggactgcacaccctattagtaaagatatcaagaggcgctatcatgctgaggcttctaatactatgctggaggaagagagatgcagatgcacactcttagcactaagaacacggatagtaaaaataattaaaagaatttatagaatgtgatagtattaggaatgttagggacccatgtgatgaagtcacctggccgcggtacatgggcctgcatatttgcgcaattgtgtgctaagaacttctattatactccatgttaattgtgagggtttatttaaattattttttactaaccctagcaagcgaacaggtctgaattaggcccagtgttcttagtgctaggagtgtgcatctgcatctctcttcctccagcatcatTTAGTAACTACTCATCTTGGTATTCCAGCTTTAACAAtacatttatttgtttatttttctcCACCAAAGTAAATTTCCTTATATCTTTCACTCCATAAATATAATTGGTGACAGCTGAAAGAATGATAGCTTTACTGATATTTATAGCTTATCCGTTTATTTAAGTACAAAGGCTAGACACTTGTTTATAAATAAATTAATCACATAAAACTTATTTTGCACTACACAATAAAATATTTCATGGTTTAAAATAGTGAAGTAAGATTACAGGTGTGATCAGTGTCAGAATGGGATGCAGTGGCAGAGACCCATGCTAAAAGGTTGGGGCCAAGTAACacatcccaccccccacccccactcccccagatgcttggccaaccattagaaacactggggcagatgtattaagcctggagaagtgataaagcagtgataaagcagtgataagtacaaggtgataactcaccagccagtcagctcctaactgtcatttttcaaattcatAATGACAGGCTGTTGCAttatcaacttgcacttatcactgctttatcccttctccaggttaatacatctgccccagtgtaactGACCATCTAATAGAATAACACTATATAATTTGAGATCACATTCTGAAACCTGATATTAGAGGAAAGggtggggccctcaggcagtggggcccattggGGATTTCCTCTGTACCCTTGTGGTCTGGTCCAAAGTTGGTGTGAGGAAGACACTAAACAAAACTTTACTTCCATTTGGGGATACCATATCTGTTCATAGCTTTTGCTAGTTTCAGagtgtatactgtacatgtgcatAGTCAGAATGAATTTGCCTTAACTGCGCTCATATTTTATTTTCTCAGCACTGGGAATACTATGTGAAATATTGATATGAAATGATCCAGGCCATTACAATACTGGTACGTTCTGTTTTAGTACCAAAATTCTGGTAGTACCATTGCTCTTCTGAATACCTAGATCAACATAGAAATTCTTCCATGGTGATTTCTGCAGAACACATTTAGTGCTTAAGGTCTTTCTGCATCTACATCATCCAGAAATCTGTCATTCTCCCATCACACCTGTATTTGCCAAAGTTTTGCATTGTAAGCAAATCTCTTACTGTAGATGAGGATTCTTGAAGTATCGTAAATGCCATTTTTTTAAtccatactgtatgttattttctTTGTTCCTCCAGTACAACAGAAAGAAGAGGCATTTATAGTCATTAAAATGCAAAATCCATCGTCTAATGTCAATTTAACAAGTCTCGTCTGATAACCCATATTCTGTTTGTCCGTAAAAAAGTGAAAAATTTAATTGATGTATTTTCATATTTTCTTGATTTCAGAATGGGAAATGTCATTCATATCCATTAAAACACGGAAACCAGTACAAGTCTTTTTGATATAGCAACCTTGATGGTAGTGACGTACATCTACCACCTGGAGGAAATTTGTGTTGCAAGATCTGTGACACTTTCAGACAGTCTCATAGTTTATAAATTCCAAAAAATGTCTTTGTTTCATCAAAGCTGATTAAATTGGCATTGGAAACattgacatataatacatcataactAGTGAGGTTGAATACTGCTCCTAGATAACTGTGTCTTCCCCATATTACACGGGggatacaagtttgatactctttgTTTTCCATGAGTCTCATCTCAGCTGGATACCGTAAAGGCTTCTTGTAGACAATATGAGTCAAGTCTTTTGTAGGACAGTCTGTGCCCCGGAAGTAAATAGAGGAATAGACAAAGTGAAGGCCTGTTTCATTCACCACTAGTCCTCTGTCTTTGTATGCGATGCCAGCAGTAAATGCACGCCCTGTTTTGTCCTCCCAAACTAAGGGCAAATTTTTGCTTTCTTTTCCTGGAAAATAGCAATATAGAGTTTTCTTGATTAATAAAAAGCTAAATTCTTATGAATATTGGTTACACATGCAGTATACCTGCCCAAATTGTATGTAAAGGACAGGTGACCTTTCATAAATATGTCAGCTGCTATAGCAATCAACATGAGATAATTTCATcaagatgcagtcaaaatgccagcAGTCGAGATCCTGGCAATCAGGTGActgtcggaatcccaacagccggcattttgccgacagccagcatactgacaccCGCCCCTAATTCCCACTGGGTTGGTGGGTACATTCCACcatccgagtgggaatagaacctttggcgagcAAACAAATCTCGTCACCAGGCCCACAAGGGGACTCATTGCCGATATTTCGACAGACGGGAtgacgctgtcagtatactgacaaccGGCATCCCGTTTGCCGATACATTATACCAGACCCAATTTCATCAACCAGTAAGTAGAGTTAtatggaaagaaaaaaataaaaagaaagaaagaatgaaagaagaaCACAGATTTTATTTGATTTGCTTTTGGCAAAAAGTCTCAAACAAATGAGTGATCTGTATAACCAGGTATATAATAAAGAAAATTGTGGTTaattttactaaaagtcaattttggttTTCAGTCGATTTTGTGTGACAGGTATTTACTTATGTCAAAATTGACTCAAAATCAACCAAAAATTTACTAAAATAGAACGTAACACTTAAATAGAACTACAATAGAGTAGGGATGGCCTTCGATCATTGAttattcaaaatcatcaatggtttatggccgatgtagaatacttttgccattgatgggggagacccagatggtttccctccatcgatggtaaGGTATCaccaaatatatttatttttttaatgcggCGCCGGGACACGGAGTATAGCTCCGCCCCTGTAACATgcaaagccccgcccctgtaatctgattggtccatgggccagtcagtgaaaaaacagggatgaccatcgatagtgggaaccatcgatggttatccactgcatagttggcagccatTGATGGTTACTTTCCATATCACCATCGATGGTAATCATTGATGGCAactacaccgatggccatccctacaataGAGTCTTTAATACTTTAACATAGAGTTCAATTCCTAACCCATATTTACTGATACTCATTTGAAAATCAACCCAAAATCAACATTTTCAATAGAACTATCAGAAATAGTtatatttgatttatttttttcaTGTAGAATTGTATGAAACCTCAATATGATGGGGGGAAAAACATAGTAGAGAAGCATGCGGGGCACTCTGGCTGCATAAATCATGACACTGAAAGGCACTGCAATGATTTTTAAAAATGTGTATATGCATTATTAGTCCAGGTAtgtgtttgtgggtaatacagtgcatgtgacctggTTTGACCAATAGAAATGCTTTTGTCTATTTTGGGTCTATTTTTGATCGATTTTTATCGATTTAGGGTCGGTTTTTGATGAATAGAACActtttagaacttcaaatagaactcacatcacacAGCAATTTTTAAAAGGAATTCAAAATGAATTTTTAGCAAATGAGCTACAGTGTAGTCGATTTTATGGGGATGTTGCTTCTGTTCTGGTCGATATACAAGTCCCATCTGAGATGTAGACATGCCTCTTCCATGACATGGCCACAGCCCAATTCTTGATCTTCTCACAAAGATAAGACTTCTCAAACCTTCAAAAAAGGACAATTGGAGGTGCGcacatgacaaccaatcagattctagctatcatttgtctAGTACATTATCTAAAATAACAGCTAGAATCTCCACTTGtcatctttagaaggcttgataaatCAATCCCATAGAAAATCTGGAGCTGTGGACTGTGATGGTAACATTTGTTTTGGGATTCTGTGACACCAATAATCCAGATGGTGCCCAACAGTTAatgattctatggggtatatttactaatgttccaTTTTGGATTCGATTTTAAGGTTGATTTAAATCAACTGAAATCATATTCAAATCAAATGCAAAATACAAAGACAAAAAAACTGaacattaataaatatacc
Proteins encoded in this window:
- the FASLG gene encoding tumor necrosis factor ligand superfamily member 6, which produces MQQNMGYGQHPVFWINQHERPTILTHPSMHPPPPFPNFKRKQRKDGTCVCLLIIFLLVLLALTGVGLGTYKILELQKELDHVKEFSSDVELVPSSEKLIGLNKNSEKKVGRQAAHVTGKESKNLPLVWEDKTGRAFTAGIAYKDRGLVVNETGLHFVYSSIYFRGTDCPTKDLTHIVYKKPLRYPAEMRLMENKEYQTCIPRVIWGRHSYLGAVFNLTSYDVLYVNVSNANLISFDETKTFFGIYKL